CGATGTTGATCGGCCGGTTTCTGATGATCGTTCCGATGCTGGCGATTGCGGGCAGTTTGGCGAAGAAGAAGCTGGTTCCTCCGTCGCCCGGCACTTTTCCTGTGCACACGCCTTTATTCACGGTGCTTTTGGTGGGCGTTGTTCTTATCGTTGGTGCGCTTACTTTCTTTCCCGCTATCTCGCTCGGTCCTATTCTTGAGCACTTAATGATGCACGCTGGCAAAAGCTTCTAGTCCAGAGAAAACAGATAACCATGGCAAATACTCGCAAACGCTCCTTATGGGACAGCAAGATCGTACGACGCGCGCTGGTCGACGCGTTAGTCAAGCTGAGCCCGCGCACGATGATGAAGAATCCGGTGATGTTTGTTGTTGAGATCGGCAGCGTGATTACTACGATCTATCTGCTTCGCGATAGTCTGTCGCATCGCGGCTCGTTTCAATTCGATCTGCAGATTACTCTGTGGCTCTGGTTCACAGTGCTGTTCGCGAACTTTGCTGAAGCGATGGCGGAAGGCCGCGGTAAGGCGCAGGCGGACGCGCTGCGGCGCGCGAAGTCGGAGACTACTGCGGTACGGCTTCGCATGGACGGAAGCACGGAAGAGGTTCCCAGCTCGGATCTTAGGGCGGGAGATCATGTTGTCGTTATCGCCGGCAATATGATTCCCGGTGATGGCGAAGTGGTCGAGGGCGTTGCTTCGGTGGATGAGTCGGCGATTACGGGGGAGTCTGCTCCGGTGATTCGTGAGGCCGGCGGCGATCGGTCTGCCGTGACTGGTGGAACGCGGTGTTTGTCGGATCAGATCAAGGTGAAGATTACGTCTAATCCAGGGGAGACGTTTCTGGATCGGATGATTGCGCTAGTTGAGGGCGCCGAGCGGCAGAAGACTCCGAATGAGATCGCTCTGAATATCCTGCTTGCGGGCTTGACGATCATCTTCCTACTGGCTGTCGTGACGTTGCAGCCGATCGCGATCTACTCGACTGCTCCGCAGACGGTGTTTGTGCTGATCTCGTTGCTGGTGTGTCTGATTCCTACGACGATTGGCGGGCTGCTTTCGGCGATTGGGATTGCTGGGATGGATCGGCTGGTGCAGCATAATGTGCTGGCGATGTCTGGCCGCGCGGTGGAGGCGGCTGGAGATGTGAATACGCTTCTGCTGGACAAGACGGGGACGATTACGCTGGGCAATCGTCAGGCTGCGGAGTTTATTCCGGCACCTGGAGTGAGCAAAGATCAGCTTGCGGATGCGGCGCAGTTGTCGTCGCTGCCGGATGAGACGCCGGAAGGGCGCAGCATTGTGGTGTTGGCCAAGGAGTTGTATGGGCTTCGCGGGCGCGAGTTGAGCGAGTTGCAGGCGGAGTTTGTGCCGTTCAGCGCGGTGACGAGGATGTCGGGTGTGAACATGGATGGGCGGATTATTCGCAAGGGTTCGACCGATGCGATCGCCGCATTTTTGAAGGAGAATGGCGGAAGTTTACCGAACGAGGTCCGAGCGGCAGTGGAGACGGTTGCTCGCAGTGGGGGGACGCCGCTGGTGGTGGCTGAGAATCGCCAGGCGCTGGGCGTGATCCATCTGAAGGATATTGTGAAGGGTGGGATGAAGGAGCGGTTTGCGCAGCTTCGGTCGATGGGGATTCGGACGATCATGATTACCGGGGATAATCCGTTGACCGCGGCGGCGATCGCGCGTGAGGCCGGCGTCGACGACTTTCTGGCGGAGGCGAAACCGAAGGACAAGATGGACCTGATTCGCCGGGAGCAGGCTGAGGGCAAGCTGGTTGCGATGACGGGCGATGGAACCAACGATGCTCCTGCGCTGGCGCAAGCCGATGTAGGCGTTGCGATGAACACGGGCACGCAAGCGGCGAAGGAGGCGGGGAATATGGTCGACCTCGACTCGAACCCGACGAAGCTGATTGAGATTGTGGAGATCGGAAAGCAGTTGCTG
The nucleotide sequence above comes from Tunturibacter empetritectus. Encoded proteins:
- the kdpB gene encoding potassium-transporting ATPase subunit KdpB → MANTRKRSLWDSKIVRRALVDALVKLSPRTMMKNPVMFVVEIGSVITTIYLLRDSLSHRGSFQFDLQITLWLWFTVLFANFAEAMAEGRGKAQADALRRAKSETTAVRLRMDGSTEEVPSSDLRAGDHVVVIAGNMIPGDGEVVEGVASVDESAITGESAPVIREAGGDRSAVTGGTRCLSDQIKVKITSNPGETFLDRMIALVEGAERQKTPNEIALNILLAGLTIIFLLAVVTLQPIAIYSTAPQTVFVLISLLVCLIPTTIGGLLSAIGIAGMDRLVQHNVLAMSGRAVEAAGDVNTLLLDKTGTITLGNRQAAEFIPAPGVSKDQLADAAQLSSLPDETPEGRSIVVLAKELYGLRGRELSELQAEFVPFSAVTRMSGVNMDGRIIRKGSTDAIAAFLKENGGSLPNEVRAAVETVARSGGTPLVVAENRQALGVIHLKDIVKGGMKERFAQLRSMGIRTIMITGDNPLTAAAIAREAGVDDFLAEAKPKDKMDLIRREQAEGKLVAMTGDGTNDAPALAQADVGVAMNTGTQAAKEAGNMVDLDSNPTKLIEIVEIGKQLLMTRGALTTFSIANDVAKYFAIIPAMFAATFPVLSALNIMHLKTPQSAILSAVIFNALIIVGLIPLALRGVGYKAMSAEALLQRNLFIYGFGGLVAPFLGIKLIDIIITAIHLA